A genomic window from Aethina tumida isolate Nest 87 chromosome 4, icAetTumi1.1, whole genome shotgun sequence includes:
- the LOC109598330 gene encoding cryptochrome-1, with product MSGAGGCRSGGGTAAPKGGGLHRQQDKHMVHWFRKGLRLHDNPSLREGLRGAKTFRCVFVLDPWFAGSSNVGINKWRFLLQCLEDLDRSLRKLNSRLFVIRGQPADALPKLFKEWGTTALTFEEDPEPFGRVRDHNITTLCQELGISVVQKVSHTLYHLQHIIDKNNGKAPLTYHQFLAVIACMKAPPKPELPVTANSLNGAHTPLSEDHDEKYGVPTLEELGFDTEGLNPPVWQGGESEALARLERHLERKAWVASFGRPKMTPQSLLPSQTGLSPYLRFGCLSTRLFYYQLTDLYKKIKKAFPPLSLHGQLLWREFFYCAATKNPNFDKMLGNPICVQIPWDKNAEALAKWANGQTGFPWIDAIMAQLRQEGWIHHLARHAVACFLTRGDLWLSWEEGMKVFEELLLDADWSVNAGMWMWLSCSSFFQQFFHCYCPIKFGRKADPNGDYIRKYLPVLKNMPIQYIHEPWTAPENVQRAAKCIIGKDYPLPMVNHASASRINIQRMKQVYQQLANYRTLENVNCTSQESFKDGYQHQPPMATAFQQFEFLDPYLHATPDDNFDDEFHMS from the exons ATGAGCGGGGCGGGTGGTTGCAGGAGCGGCGGAGGTACGGCGGCCCCCAAGGGAGGCGGTCTGCATCGCCAGCAGGACAAGCACATGGTGCACTGGTTCCGCAAGGGTCTCAGACTGCACGACAACCCTTCGTTGAGGGAGGGTTTGAGGGGTGCGAAGACATTTAGGTGCGTGTTCGTGCTCGATCCTTGGTTCGCCGGCTCCTCGAATGTCGGTATTAACAAGTGGAG GTTCCTTCTCCAATGTCTGGAAGATTTAGATAGAAGCCTTCGTAAGTTAAACTCCCGTTTATTTGTCATAAGAGGACAACCAGCAGACGCCTTACCAAAACTGTTTAAAGAATGGGGTACCACAGCCCTCACTTTCGAGGAAGATCCAGAACCGTTTGGCCGGGTTCGAGATCATAACATCACCACCCTGTGCCAAGAATTGGGCATCAGTGTGGTACAGAAGGTGTCCCACACTTTGTACCACTTACAACATATAATCGACAAAAATAACG GAAAGGCTCCGTTAACCTACCACCAGTTCCTCGCTGTGATAGCGTGCATGAAGGCCCCACCCAAGCCGGAATTGCCCGTCACCGCCAACTCCCTGAACGGCGCCCACACCCCCCTGTCCGAAGACCACGACGAAAAGTACGGCGTGCCCACGCTGGAGGAGCTGGGCTTCGACACCGAGGGCCTGAACCCCCCGGTCTGGCAGGGCGGCGAGAGCGAGGCCCTGGCCAGGCTGGAGCGTCATTTGGAGCGGAAGGCGTGGGTGGCGTCGTTCGGCCGGCCCAAAATGACGCCGCAATCGTTGTTGCCCTCACAGACCGGGCTGTCGCCTTACCTAAGATTCGGTTGCCTTTCCACAAGACTGTTTTACTACCAACTGACTGATctctataagaaaattaagaaagCGTTCCCGCCGTTGTCGTTGCACGGCCAGCTGCTGTGGAGGGAGTTCTTCTACTGTGCCGCCACCAAGAATCCCAATTTTGATAAGATGCTGGGCAACCCGATCTGCGTCCAGATACCGTGGGACAAGAACGCGGAAGCTCTGGCAAAATGGGCCAAC GGACAGACTGGTTTTCCGTGGATAGACGCAATTATGGCCCAGCTGCGACAAGAAGGATGGATCCACCACTTAGCCAGGCACGCAGTGGCCTGCTTCTTGACCAGAGGTGATTTGTGGCTCTCGTGGGAGGAAGGCATGAAG GTCTTTGAAGAACTACTTTTGGACGCCGACTGGTCCGTTAACGCTGGCATGTGGATGTGGCTCAGCTGCAGCAGCTTTTTTCAGCAGTTTTTCCACTGTTATTGCCCCATTAAGTTTGGGAGGAAGGCTGATCCAAACGGTGATTACATCAG gaAATATTTGCCGGTGTTGAAGAACATGCCAATTCAGTACATTCATGAGCCTTGGACGGCTCCTGAAAACGTTCAGAGAGCAGCCAAATGCATTATTGGTAAAGACTATCCCTTGCCCATGGTCAATCACGCCTCAGCTAGCAGGATAAACATACAAAGAATGAAGCAGGTCTATCAACAGCTGGCCAACTATCGCACTTTAGAGAACGTTAATTGCACAAGTCAAGAATCGTTCAAAGATGGCTACCAACATCAACCACCAATGGCAact GCTTTCCAACAATTTGAGTTTTTGGATCCGTATTTGCATGCTACCCCAGACGATAATTTCGATGATGAATTTCATATGTCttga
- the LOC109598327 gene encoding protocadherin Fat 3 isoform X1: MEKWHDAYISALWAFTLIFHCSLTAALTDNRCYLENGASSESFFVSEDLPVGANIGQIRVHGDPRPGGTIALHLKETDSPVAISPGTKNITLRRQLDKEGIDGPSSVYINLICERLHTVDPGFVIPVNIRVTDANDNSPVFINAPYVLNISEVTVVGTRVLQGVHAIDNDQQGPFSSVRYSVLPGPHADFFEFENELEGTLVLKKPLDYETLRTFDVNIRAQDHGEPPRKTDTVLSVNVIDADDQNPRFLDDRYTATIQDPAKKGTVINVKPRDIKAVDQDLGINSPVFYTFNGIGQDYTYFKLNRNSAKIILSKDLTEGDLQHPATLVIRATQQDNPDRYALATLTVTKVTINGIKFLHSVFYVKASEALQIGSVIATLSNNRPGEDLRYFVSDQNILKTFALNTKGEISLKKKLDYEERTEYYFKVFATDGITNDSSVVNITVEDVNEWEPRFRYPHYEFYVTGQPNELIGRIEAADGDKSDRLTLSLTGINATSFFITPSGELRLREAKDYRGIANLAVTATDSGTPPKKSSVPVTVHFPEAGDAAGIVASRGTGGSPLLLAGLGAVLLILAFVIALLIAYICKAKRYPGQELQNSPTEKSGGNLGPRKVSNPMFGDERVASPTASAMGGIPSELKSRLPSPKVHPAPQPPMWPHSASSTRVKKLSWGDDKFLQTDSESTETINNIDTTPKILDNSNLTVYF; this comes from the exons ATGGAAAAGTGGCACGACGCCTACATAAGTGCCCTGTGGGCATTTACGTTGATTTTCCACTGCTCTTTAACTGCAG CCTTAACAGACAACAGATGCTACTTAGAAAATGGAGCGTCATCCGAAAGCTTCTTCGTCTCGGAAGACCTCCCGGTGGGCGCCAACATCGGCCAGATCCGGGTGCACGGTGACCCCCGTCCCGGAGGCACCATAGCCCTGCACCTCAAGGAAACCGACAGCCCCGTGGCCATCTCCCCGGGCACCAAGAACATAACCCTGCGACGCCAGCTGGACAAGGAAGGCATCGACGGCCCGTCCTCCGTCTACATCAACCTGATATGCGAGAGGCTCCACACCGTGGACCCGGGCTTCGTGATTCCGGTGAACATACGTGTGACGGACGCCAACGACAACTCCCCCGTGTTCATAAACGCGCCCTACGTCCTGAACATATCCGAGGTGACGGTGGTGGGCACGAGGGTGTTGCAGGGGGTGCACGCCATCGACAACGACCAGCAGGGGCCGTTCTCGAGTGTGCGGTACTCCGTGTTGCCCGGACCGCACGCCGACTTTTTTGAGTTCGAGAACGAGCTCGAAGGCACGTTGGTGCTCAAAAAACCTCTGGACTACGAAACCCTGAGGACGTTCGACGTCAACATCCGGGCCCAGGACCACGGGGAGCCGCCCAGGAAAACGGACACGGTGCTGTCGGTGAACGTCATAGATGCGGACGACCAGAACCCCAGATTCCTGGACGACAGGTACACCGCCACCATACAAGATCCGGCCAAAAAAGGTACTGTCATCAATGTTAAGCCGAGGGATATTAAGGCGGTGGACCAGGACCTGGGTATTAACTCCCCGGTGTTTTACACCTTCAACGGGATTGGCCAGGATTACACCTATTTCAAGCTCAACAGGAACTCGGCGAAGATAATCCTTTCCAAGGACTTAACCGAGGGTGACCTACAGCATCCAGCCACACTGGTAATTCGTGCCACCCAACAGGATAACCCTGATAGGTACGCCTTGGCCACACTAACAGTGACCAAAGTTACCATCAACGGCATCAAGTTTTTGCACAGTGTGTTTTACGTGAAAGCTTCGGAAGCTTTGCAAATCGGTTCGGTCATAGCCACGTTGTCAAACAACAGACCCGGTGAAGACTTAAGGTATTTTGTGTCCGACCAGAACATCTTAAAGACCTTTGCCCTCAACACCAAGGGGGAGATTtctttaaagaaaaaactggACTATGAAGAAAGGACTGAGTACTACTTCAAAGTGTTTGCTACAGATGGAATCACT AACGACTCCAGCGTGGTGAACATAACAGTCGAGGACGTCAACGAGTGGGAGCCGCGGTTCCGCTACCCGCACTACGAGTTCTACGTAACGGGTCAGCCGAACGAGCTGATCGGCCGCATCGAAGCCGCCGACGGCGACAAGAGCGACAGGCTCACCCTCAGCCTCACCGGCATCAACGCCACCTCCTTCTTCATCACCCCGTCCGGGGAACTGCGATTGCGCGAGGCCAAGGACTACAGGGGGATCGCCAATTTGGCGGTCACCGCCACAGATTCAGGCACGCCGCCCAAAAAGAGCAGCGTGCCCGTCACGGTGCACTTTCCGGAGGCCGGAGATGCGGCCGGAATCGTGGCCAGCAGGGGGACTGGGGGAAGTCCCCTGCTTTTGGCCGGTTTGGGGGCCGTTTTGTTGATACTGGCTTTTGTCATTGCTTTATTAATTGCCTATATTTGCAAAGC AAAACGATATCCGGGCCAGGAGTTGCAAAACTCTCCGACGGAGAAATCAGGTGGAAACCTGGGGCCAAGGAAAGTGAGCAACCCGATGTTCGGAGACGAGAGGGTGGCCTCACCTACGGCTTCCGCCATGGGCGGCATTCCCAGTGAGCTTAAGTCACGATTGCCCAGTCCCAAAGTCCATCCGGCTCCTCAGCCTCCCATGTGGCCGCATTCCGCTTCCTCCACCAGGGTGAAGAAGCTTAGTTGGGGGGACGACAAG TTTTTGCAGACTGACTCGGAGAGTACCGAAACGATTAACAACATCGACACCACACCAAAGATTTTAGATAACAgcaatttaactgtttatttttaa
- the LOC109598351 gene encoding uncharacterized protein LOC109598351, producing the protein MVRILVSVALVCIFYCRYGFAIYANVSSSRKIETNPAIWTEEDGIWGPLLEDWATQPKRTGRVLQIPLHQPTFVLEDKIDNASNDEKESKISPGKIVNGGTNYNNYKPKPSGRPISETDLYLLGAIEKLVYRTDFMEKRLRRVEEMLYFVMAGNRIDQQVEPCTANFTRVGPNCYLFSSVAGREYDWKAANKYCKKQGAVLAEMETIEENQDVIAFIQTNEYLRGKDFWTGGLNPGLLWIWSNSARPVTAPGSQNKKNPSANILGDGRCLRLAYDPSLRSYSYRGTDCSIRYSIICELPDNTTSNEIRRLGRNKKILDEF; encoded by the exons ATGGTACGGATCCTTGTGAGCGTCGCACTCGTGTGTATCTTTTATTGTCGCTATGGATTTGCCATCTACGCCAACGTCAGTAGTTCAAGAAAAATCGAAACCAACCCCGCAATTTGGACTGAAGAGGATGGCATCTGGGGTCCTTTGTTGGAGGATTGGGCCACCCAGCCTAAAAG aACTGGACGGGTATTACAAATACCTCTCCACCAACCAACTTTTGTCTTGGAGGATAAAATCGACAACGCATCGAACGACGAAAAGGAGAGCAAAATAAGCCCAGGTAAAATCGTCAATGGAGGaaccaattataataattacaagcCAAAACCATCCGGTCGACCGATCTCAGAAACTGATCTATACTTACTTGGTGcaattgaaaaattggtttACCGTACTGATTTCATGGAAAAACGCCTGAGAAGAGTCGAAGAGATGCTCTACTTCGTGATGGCCGGAAACAGAATCGATCAACAAG TTGAGCCATGCACCGCAAATTTCACGAGGGTGGGACCCAACTGCTACTTGTTCTCCAGCGTTGCTGGCAGGGAGTACGACTGGAAAGCGGCGAACAAGTACTGTAAAAAGCAAGGGGCAGTACTGGCTGAAATGGAAACTATAGAGGAGAACCAGGATGTCATCGCCTTTATTCAAACCAACGAGTACTTAAGAG GCAAAGACTTTTGGACAGGAGGTCTCAATCCTGGTCTCCTTTGGATTTGGAGTAACAGTGCACGTCCTGTAACTGCGCCTGGTTCTCAGAACAAGAAGAATCCTTCAGCTAACATTTTGGGTGATGGAAGGTGTCTACGATTAGCTTACGATCCTTCCCTAAGATCATATTCGTACAGAGGTACTGACTGTTCCATCAGATACAGTATCATCTGTGAGTTACCAGATAACACAACCAGCAACGAGATTCGGAGACTGGGAAGGAATAAGAAGATACTGgatgagttttaa
- the LOC109598327 gene encoding protocadherin Fat 3 isoform X2 — translation MEKWHDAYISALWAFTLIFHCSLTAALTDNRCYLENGASSESFFVSEDLPVGANIGQIRVHGDPRPGGTIALHLKETDSPVAISPGTKNITLRRQLDKEGIDGPSSVYINLICERLHTVDPGFVIPVNIRVTDANDNSPVFINAPYVLNISEVTVVGTRVLQGVHAIDNDQQGPFSSVRYSVLPGPHADFFEFENELEGTLVLKKPLDYETLRTFDVNIRAQDHGEPPRKTDTVLSVNVIDADDQNPRFLDDRYTATIQDPAKKGTVINVKPRDIKAVDQDLGINSPVFYTFNGIGQDYTYFKLNRNSAKIILSKDLTEGDLQHPATLVIRATQQDNPDRYALATLTVTKVTINGIKFLHSVFYVKASEALQIGSVIATLSNNRPGEDLRYFVSDQNILKTFALNTKGEISLKKKLDYEERTEYYFKVFATDGITNDSSVVNITVEDVNEWEPRFRYPHYEFYVTGQPNELIGRIEAADGDKSDRLTLSLTGINATSFFITPSGELRLREAKDYRGIANLAVTATDSGTPPKKSSVPVTVHFPEAGDAAGIVASRGTGGSPLLLAGLGAVLLILAFVIALLIAYICKAKRYPGQELQNSPTEKSGGNLGPRKVSNPMFGDERVASPTASAMGGIPSELKSRLPSPKVHPAPQPPMWPHSASSTRVKKLSWGDDKTDSESTETINNIDTTPKILDNSNLTVYF, via the exons ATGGAAAAGTGGCACGACGCCTACATAAGTGCCCTGTGGGCATTTACGTTGATTTTCCACTGCTCTTTAACTGCAG CCTTAACAGACAACAGATGCTACTTAGAAAATGGAGCGTCATCCGAAAGCTTCTTCGTCTCGGAAGACCTCCCGGTGGGCGCCAACATCGGCCAGATCCGGGTGCACGGTGACCCCCGTCCCGGAGGCACCATAGCCCTGCACCTCAAGGAAACCGACAGCCCCGTGGCCATCTCCCCGGGCACCAAGAACATAACCCTGCGACGCCAGCTGGACAAGGAAGGCATCGACGGCCCGTCCTCCGTCTACATCAACCTGATATGCGAGAGGCTCCACACCGTGGACCCGGGCTTCGTGATTCCGGTGAACATACGTGTGACGGACGCCAACGACAACTCCCCCGTGTTCATAAACGCGCCCTACGTCCTGAACATATCCGAGGTGACGGTGGTGGGCACGAGGGTGTTGCAGGGGGTGCACGCCATCGACAACGACCAGCAGGGGCCGTTCTCGAGTGTGCGGTACTCCGTGTTGCCCGGACCGCACGCCGACTTTTTTGAGTTCGAGAACGAGCTCGAAGGCACGTTGGTGCTCAAAAAACCTCTGGACTACGAAACCCTGAGGACGTTCGACGTCAACATCCGGGCCCAGGACCACGGGGAGCCGCCCAGGAAAACGGACACGGTGCTGTCGGTGAACGTCATAGATGCGGACGACCAGAACCCCAGATTCCTGGACGACAGGTACACCGCCACCATACAAGATCCGGCCAAAAAAGGTACTGTCATCAATGTTAAGCCGAGGGATATTAAGGCGGTGGACCAGGACCTGGGTATTAACTCCCCGGTGTTTTACACCTTCAACGGGATTGGCCAGGATTACACCTATTTCAAGCTCAACAGGAACTCGGCGAAGATAATCCTTTCCAAGGACTTAACCGAGGGTGACCTACAGCATCCAGCCACACTGGTAATTCGTGCCACCCAACAGGATAACCCTGATAGGTACGCCTTGGCCACACTAACAGTGACCAAAGTTACCATCAACGGCATCAAGTTTTTGCACAGTGTGTTTTACGTGAAAGCTTCGGAAGCTTTGCAAATCGGTTCGGTCATAGCCACGTTGTCAAACAACAGACCCGGTGAAGACTTAAGGTATTTTGTGTCCGACCAGAACATCTTAAAGACCTTTGCCCTCAACACCAAGGGGGAGATTtctttaaagaaaaaactggACTATGAAGAAAGGACTGAGTACTACTTCAAAGTGTTTGCTACAGATGGAATCACT AACGACTCCAGCGTGGTGAACATAACAGTCGAGGACGTCAACGAGTGGGAGCCGCGGTTCCGCTACCCGCACTACGAGTTCTACGTAACGGGTCAGCCGAACGAGCTGATCGGCCGCATCGAAGCCGCCGACGGCGACAAGAGCGACAGGCTCACCCTCAGCCTCACCGGCATCAACGCCACCTCCTTCTTCATCACCCCGTCCGGGGAACTGCGATTGCGCGAGGCCAAGGACTACAGGGGGATCGCCAATTTGGCGGTCACCGCCACAGATTCAGGCACGCCGCCCAAAAAGAGCAGCGTGCCCGTCACGGTGCACTTTCCGGAGGCCGGAGATGCGGCCGGAATCGTGGCCAGCAGGGGGACTGGGGGAAGTCCCCTGCTTTTGGCCGGTTTGGGGGCCGTTTTGTTGATACTGGCTTTTGTCATTGCTTTATTAATTGCCTATATTTGCAAAGC AAAACGATATCCGGGCCAGGAGTTGCAAAACTCTCCGACGGAGAAATCAGGTGGAAACCTGGGGCCAAGGAAAGTGAGCAACCCGATGTTCGGAGACGAGAGGGTGGCCTCACCTACGGCTTCCGCCATGGGCGGCATTCCCAGTGAGCTTAAGTCACGATTGCCCAGTCCCAAAGTCCATCCGGCTCCTCAGCCTCCCATGTGGCCGCATTCCGCTTCCTCCACCAGGGTGAAGAAGCTTAGTTGGGGGGACGACAAG ACTGACTCGGAGAGTACCGAAACGATTAACAACATCGACACCACACCAAAGATTTTAGATAACAgcaatttaactgtttatttttaa
- the LOC109598341 gene encoding uncharacterized protein LOC109598341, with protein MSKKIFLRRSQAQTNDMTGYTEVFRFLNISPELLRPYTMKDVTKFLESQPKLINSLQLMMKAERDMKKFYALQGIYNQKKMTNLSMGKKYYDDVMEGMVKHVESQKKTIHVKRQKIKSLIYVKFLK; from the coding sequence ATGTCCAAGAAAATCTTTTTACGCCGCAGCCAGGCCCAAACCAACGACATGACGGGCTACACCGAAGTCTTTCGATTCCTCAACATATCACCGGAACTCCTTCGTCCCTATACAATGAAGGACGTGACGAAATTCCTCGAAAGCCAGCCCAAATTGATTAATTCCTTGCAGCTCATGATGAAAGCCGAAAGAGACATGAAAAAGTTTTACGCCCTACAAGGCATCTATAATCAGAAGAAGATGACCAATTTGTCAATGGGTAAGAAGTATTATGATGATGTGATGGAGGGAATGGTGAAACATGTGGAATCCCAGAAGAAGACCATTCACGTGAAGAGGCAGAAGATTAAGAGCTTGATTTATGTCAAGTTTTTGAAATAG
- the LOC109598364 gene encoding PR domain zinc finger protein 15 encodes MEPIICTIEPYLLINNKNVEANNECGICGENHVTMDCSLVKINSHIPDKTIPSKARLSLPDFLDVRALVDDSFDVYTKEVIPQGTQFGPFQAKYIVNLKPNIRFPLKVFMQDEEELSEYYLDTSEEFECSWLYFVSPASALDEQNLICYQDNSDIYYGTTKEIKPGECLKVWYAPFYAQKMNNTLLKPELPINENNNDVDINLLVKSQQKNMERDTWTCKFCGKLETNITEFAKHLLVHYKMKLKKECEICKSSFGSLGKLKKHLKIVHSSQLVQNPSSKEPNLTITKINPINKDISVGGPLLNDILGDSLDNSNLTLQQTDLNSLELNYIESNILLDNENFNMDNLLNENVKELDHFNFELKDSVEDIVCDICLKVFTKLSNLIKHMVQHTGTFFCHTCKKIFCRQENLDAHPCLGVYKFSCPICKKIFIQKKYLNRHLAYVHSKISCQNCSIIFPSKADLKSHVCKNDGIKQKFPCSKCTKVFYNEKSLRDHIRRHLKVLKKSEPTVSYICEVCTKTFTMLRSFNVHMKTHGDPEFKCETCDKMFWRKDILKNHMRLHTGVLEFVCDMCDKKFKTKTLLYCHQTRVHKVARFGCDECNATFKQKSLLSKHCEEKHNKLKELTTTLDYIYECPLCNIKMKLKSSLNRHIRRKHSDQENYYMYLNLRPKRLTRKKAKPDVQTDTDLKVLDLKETIDNMNFTTDVSLEGNIENNINMEFEDMLKRTTENMDFLNESQEGMVNNLLNIPMEETVLKENQRKEVCLSMPDLSGSDELLKLGNSTLILDGTIVEPQDDDENVVYYILGEKL; translated from the exons atggaACCAATAATTTGCACAATTGAAccctatttattaataaacaataagaatGTCGAGGCCAACAACGAATGCGGGATCTGTGGTGAAAATCACGTCACCATGGATTGTTCATTGGTCAAAATAAATTCTCAT ATTCCTGACAAAACAATTCCGTCCAAAGCAAGACTAAGCCTTCCCGATTTCCTAGACGTGCGGGCCCTCGTAGACGACTCCTTCGATGTCTATACGAAAGAAGTCATACCACAGGGTACCCAATTTGGCCCCTTCCAAGCCAAGTATATAGTTAATCTGAAGCCGAACATTCGGTTTCCACTTAAAGTATTTATGCAAGATGAAGAAGAATTATCTGAGTATTATTTGGACACCAGCGAAGAATTTGAATGTAGCTGGTTGTATTTTGTAAGTCCGGCCAGTGCGTTGGATGAGCAGAACCTTATTTGTTATCAA gataattctgatatttattatggtactactaaagaaattaaacctGGGGAATGCTTAAAAGTTTGGTATGCACCATTTTATGCCCAAAAAATGAACAACACTTTATTAAAACCAGAGTTGcctattaatgaaaataacaatGATGTTG atATAAATTTGCTGGTTAAAtcccaacaaaaaaatatggagAGAGATACATGGACTTGCAAATTCTGTGGTAAATTAGAAACCAACATTACAGAGTTTGCCAAACATTTGTTGGTGcactataaaatgaaattaaagaaaGAGTGTGAAATTTGTAAATCCTCTTTTGGATCTCTAGGT aaattaaagaagcatttaaaaatagtacattCCTCCCAATTGGTTCAAAATCCTTCCAGTAAAGAACCAAACTTgacaataactaaaattaatcccATAAATAAGGACATATCAGTTGGGGGGCCACTTCTTAATGATATTTTAGGTGATAGTTTAGATAATTCCAATTTGACCCTACAGCAAACTGACTTGAACTCCCTGGAGTTGAATTACATTGAAAGTAACATTCTTTTGGACAATGAGAACTTTAATATGGATAATTTGTTAAACGAAAATGTTAAAGAATTAgaccattttaattttgaacttaAAGATTCTGTTGAGGACATAGTATGTGATATTTGCCTTAAGGTGTTCACCAAGTTATCCAATCTGATTAAACACATGGTGCAGCACACAGGCACCTTCTTTTGCCATACTTGCAAAAAA ATATTCTGCCGACAAGAGAACTTAGATGCTCACCCTTGTCTTGGTGTTTACAAGTTTTCCTGTcccatttgtaaaaaaatcttCATTCAAAAGAAATACCTTAACAGACACTTAGCTTACGTACATTCGAAAATCTCGTGCCAAAACTGTTCGATCATATTTCCTTCAAAAGCCGACCTAAAGTCGCACGTTTGCAAAAACGACGGAATTAAGCAAAAATTCCCTTGTTCCAAATGTACGAAGGTGTTTTACAATGAAAAGTCATTAAGGGATCACATCAGGCGTCACCTGAAAGTGCTCAAAAAGTCGGAGCCCACAGTTTCGTATATTTGCGAGGTGTGCACTAAAACCTTCACCATGCTGAGGTCGTTCAACGTTCACATGAAGACGCACGGTGATCCGGAGTTCAAGTGTGAGACGTGCGATAAAATGTTTTGGAggaaagacattttgaagaacCACATGAGGTTACACACGGGGGTGTTGGAG TTTGTTTGCGACATGTGCGACAAGAAATTCAAGACTAAAACTCTATTATATTGTCATCAAACACGGGTACACAAAGTAGCCAGATTCGGTTGTGACGAATGCAACGCCACCTTCAAACAAAAGTCCTTGCTGTCTAAACATTGTGAAGAGAAGCACAATAAGTTAAAGGAGCTAACCACCACCTTAGATTACATCTATGAGTGTCCTCTatgtaacataaaaatgaagtTAAAGAGCTCCCTAAACCGTCACATCAGACGCAAGCATTCCGACCAAGAGAATTACTACATGTATTTGAACCTACGTCCCAAACGTCTAACTAGGAAGAAAGCGAAGCCAGACGTGCAAACTGATACGGATTTGAAAGTCTTGGACCTGAAAGAAACCATAGATAATATGAATTTCACCACGGACGTGAGCTTGGAAGGCAACATAGAGAACAACATCAACATGGAGTTTGAGGACATGCTTAAGCGTACGACCGAAAATATGGACTTCTTGAATGAAAGCCAGGAAGGGATGGTTAACAATTTGCTCAATATTCCAATGGAAGAAACCGTGCTTAAAGAGAACCAGAGGAAGGAAGTCTGTTTGTCCATGCCAGACTTGTCTGGAAGCGATGAACTTCTTAAATTAG GCAACAGCACCTTAATTTTAGATGGTACAATCGTTGAACCACAGGATGATGATGAAAACgttgtttattacattttaggcGAAAAACTATAA